CCGGCAGACATCAGCAGCGGCAACTTGTTGAGCTGGCCGACGGTGGTCACCTCCATTGGTTGGGTTAAAGCCTGGGCGACCGTGGATGGCTATTTCTGGAACTCGATCAAAATCACTGTTCCGGCGGTTCTGATCTCTACGGCCATTGGCGCCCTGAACGGTTACGTGCTGTCGATGTGGCGCTTTCGCGGCTCGCAATTGTTTTTTGGCCTGCTGCTGTTCGGCTGCTTCCTGCCGTTCCAGACCGTGTTGCTGCCAGCGTCTTTTACCCTTGGCAAAATGGGGCTGGCCAGCACCACCACTGGCCTGGTGATTGTGCACATTGTCTATGGACTGGCATTTACTACCCTGTTTTTTCGCAACTACTACGTCAGCATCCCGGATGCACTGGTCAAGGCCGCGCGGCTTGACGGCGCCGGGTTCTTTACGATTTTCATGAAGATCATCCTGCCAATGTCGACCCCGATCATCATGGTCTGCCTGATTTGGCAATCCACTCAAATCTGGAATGACTTCTTGTTTGGCGTGGTCTTCTCCAGCGGCGACTCGCAACCGATCACAGTGGCGCTGAATAACCTGGTCAACACCAGCACTGGCGCCAAGGAATATAACGTCGATATGGCGGCTGCAATGATCGCTGGCTTGCCAACGCTGTTGGTGTACATCGTCGCTGGCAAGTATTTCGTGCGAGGCCTGACGGCCGGCGCGGTCAAGGGGTAAGGCATGGCAACTCTAGAATTACGTAACGTTAACAAGACCTACGGCAGCGGTTTGCCGGACACCTTGAAAAATATCGAGTTGAAGATCAATGACGGTGAGTTTTTGATCCTTGTGGGTCCTTCCGGCTGCGGAAAGTCGACGTTGATGAATTGCATCGCAGGATTGGAAAGCATCAGCGGTGGATCAATTTTGATCGATGACGCTGACATCAGCGGCATGAGTCCCAAGGATCGTGACATCGCCATGGTGTTCCAGTCTTACGCGCTGTATCCAACCATGACCGTGCGCGAGAACATTTCCTTTGGCCTGAAGATTCGCAAAATGGCGCCCGCTGCAATTGAAGAAGAGGTCTCTCGGGTTTCCAAGTTGTTGCAAATCGAGCATCTGCTTAACCGCAAACCCGGGCAGCTGTCTGGCGGCCAGCAGCAGCGTGTAGCCATGGGGCGCGCACTTGCGCGTCGGCCAAAAATCAACCTGTTCGACGAGCCACTGTCCAACCTCGACGCCAAGTTGCGAGTCGAGATGCGCACCGAAATGAAGTTGATGCACCAGCGCAATAAAACCACCACCGTTTACGTTACCCATGACCAGATTGAAGCCATGACCCTGGGCGACAAAGTGGCCGTGATGAAAGACGGAATCATCCAGCAGTTTGGTACCCCGCAGCAGATCTACAACGACCCGGCCAACTTGTTCGTTGCCAGCTTTATCGGTTCGCCACCGATGAACTTCATACCGTTGCGCTTACAACGCAAAGACGGACGGCTTTTAGCGCTGCTGGACAGCGGGCAAGCACGCTGTGAACTGCCGCTGGGCATACTTGACGCCGGGCTTGAAGACCGTGAAGTGATCCTCGGTATGCGTCCTGAACAGATCGTTTTGGCTAGCATCGAAGCGAATGGATTGCCGACTATCCGCGCTGAGGTCCAAGTCACCGAACCTACGGGGCCCGATACATTGGTATTCGTTTTGCTGAACGGCAGCAAGGTTTGTTGTCGCTTGGCACCGGATGTCGCACCGCAAGTGGGCGAGTCGCTGACCTTGCAATTTGATCCGTCCAAAGTCTTGCTGTTTGACGCCAAGAGCGGCGAGCGTCTAGGTATTTTGGGGACGCCGCAACCCACCGAGCGTGGGGGTAACGTTACACAGATAAACCGTAGTCATTGAAGGCTGCTTGAGCACAGTTGGTTGATCGGGTCTGCCGTGAAGGTCGGTCCACCAGCAAGACGGAGCAAATGCTGCAGACCATGTACTTAAGCTAATAACAATAAAATGAGGATGTAGGGATGAAAAAGCAACACAACAACACCCGTTTGCTCTGCCAACTGTCAGCGGTTGCAGCGCTGGTTCTTTCTGCCAATGCGATGGCAGACGAAGCTTTCAGTGCCGATTCCAAATGGATGACCGGCGACTGGGGCGGCGAGCGGACCAAGTTGATCGAGCAAGGTATCGACATCAAGGCGGATTACGTCGGTGAAGTAGGCGGCAACCTGCATGGTGGCTACAACAACGACAAGACTGCGCGCTACTCCGACCAGTTTGGTCTGGGCGTGGCGTTAGATCTGCAAAAGCTGGTGGGCTGGGATAACACCCAGGCCAAGATCCAGCTCACCAATCGTAATGGTCAAAACATTTCCAATGACCGTATTGGTGACCCACGAGCCGGCACCTTGAGTTCTTCCCAAGAGGTGTACGGCCGTGGCCACATGGTGCGCCTGACCCAATTGTGGATTCAGCATCAGTTCCTCGACAACAAACTGGACATTAAAGCTGGTTACTTCGGCGAAGGTGAAGACTTCAACACTTTCCCCTGTGAATTCCAGAACCTGGCGTTCTGCGGTTCCCAGGCGGGTAACTGGGCGACGAACATCTGGTACAACTGGCCGGTCATGCAGGCAGCTTTGCGGGTGAAGTACAACATCACCCCTGAGTTTTATGCGCAGATCGGTGTGTACGACCAGAACCCTTCGCAACTGGAACACGGCAACGGCTTCAAACTCAGCGGCAGTGGGACCAAGGGTGCCCTCATACCGGTCGAACTGGTCTGGTCGCCGAACCCCAACGGTCTGCCGGGCGAGTACCGTGTGGGTTACTACAAGAGCTCAGCCAACGCCAATGACGTTCTTCAGGACGACAACGGCAATAATGCAGCGACTACCGGTAACGGCTACAAAGTTCACAGCAGCAAGCACGGCTACTGGGGCGTAATACAACAGCAACTCACTACCCACAACGGCGACGCTTCGCGCGGTCTGCAAGTCGCGGCCAACGTTACCTTTCACGACAAGGACACCAACTTCATCGACAATTACCAGTCGCTGATGTTTGTGTACAAAGGCCCGTTCGATATGCGTCCAAAGGATGACATGGGGATCGGTTTTGCGCGTATCCATGTTAACAATGACGTGAAGAAAAACGCTGAATTGCTCAATGCGAGCAACGGCGTCACCGACTACGACAATCCGTTGTACGCCCCGCTGCGCAGCACCGAGTACAACTACGAACTCAACTACGGCTTCCACGTGACCAACTGGTTGACCGTGCGTCCTAACCTGCAATACATCACCCATCCAGGTGGCGTGGACAAAGTTGACAACGCGGTTGTGGCCGGCCTGAAAATTCAGACGGTGTTTTAACGATGTTGCAATAAGTTCTTTCTCTTTGTGCTCATTTTGCGGATAGCCATGGCTATCCGTTTTTTTTGGAAGCCATTCAGCACTGACATGGGAGCAGGCCTGTCGGTCCTCGCATGGCTGTGCAGCAAACGACATGACTATGTCGCCTGCACATCGTTGCCTAGGGTTTGGGCAGCATGATTTTTAGGACCGGGCACATGCTTGAGCATCCGCTACAGCGTTTTTTTTATGGGTCGCGGGCCAGACCAACTTTTCAGTGGGAACGCTATCAACAGCGGGATGTGTTGCTGATTGATCACCCTCAATGCCAAGCGGCATTCAGCCGTCAGGGCGGACAATTGCTGCATTTTCAACCTCGTGGTCAGCGTCCCTGGTTGTGGTGCGCTGCGCGTTGGCCGCAAGTTGGTGCAATCCGTGGAGGGGTGCCTATCTGCTGGCCTTGGTACGGTCGCCACCCTAGCGAAGGCGTGTGGCCTTCCCATGGGTGGGCGCGGTTGCTGGATTGGAAGTTGATCGACAGCACTGAGGACGAATCTGGCGTCCATCTGCACTGGCGTTTGAAACTGTGGGATTGGCAGGTCGATCTGCACGCCGACCTGGGGCAAGGCATGGAGCTGCGCTTGAGTACTAAACACCAAGACATTGAGCCCTGCCTGTTCGGTCAGGCGTTGCACGCTTATTGGCGCATCAGCGACGTGACCGATGTCGCCTTGGAAGGCCTTGATGGCGCCCGTGGCTACGATCAAATGAATCGACAGGCTTGTGTGCAGAAGGGATCGCTACGCATTGAAGGCGGTTGTCAGCGGGTGTTCAGTCATGCCGGAGAGTTACAGCTTCAGGACGAGGCCTGGCAGCGCAATTTGTGCATTGACATCAGCGATAGCACCAGCACTGTCATCTGGCACCCAGGCAGTCGTCCGTTAATGGGAGTGGGCGGTAACGAGGCGCTGGGTTTTGTTTGTGTCCAAGCTGCTTCAGGAGGTTCCAGCAGCCTAAGCCTTGCGCCGGGGGAGGAGGCGCATTTGAGCTTGCAGGCGCATTTGGTGGATTGAGCGCATAACCTTGGATTGTCCCGAAGGGGCGCTCTCCTCGGGATTTCGCCAGTCCCTACAATTCAATAACCGATGCATTGATAGCGAACCCAGCTTCTAAATCAACTCATCATCAATCGGATACCGGCTGGCATTGAGGCTTTCTTTGATCTTGCGCAGATGCGGTTGAAAATCCACGCCTCGGCGCAAGGTCATGCCCGTTGCTAAGACATCGAGCACGGTAAGCTGGATGATCCGCGAAGTCATGGGCATATAGATGTCGGTGTCTTCTGGCAGTGGAATGTTCAGGCTTAAGGTGCTGGCCTTGGCCAGTGGTGAACCTTCTGCAGTCAGTCCTAACACCGATGCCCCGTTTTCGCGGGCGATGCGTGCCACTTCTACTAGCTCCCTTGTACGCCCGGTGTAGGAAATGATTACGAACAACTCACCGGTATGGGCCACTGAGGCGATCATGCGTTGCATCAGCACATCGGCGTGGGCGGTGACAGCCAGGTTGAAGCGAAAAAACTTATGTTGCGCGTCGAGGGCAACCGGTGCCGAGGCGCCGAGGCCAAAAAAGTGAATCTGTCGCGCCTGAATCAATAGGTCCACGGCTTTGCTAACCAGGTTCGGATCAAGTTGTTGCAGGGCGCTGTCTAGTGAGGCGATGGCGCTGCCGAAAATCTTCCGGGTATAAGCCTCGGGAACATCGTCAGCCTCTACCGCACGACTAACGTATGCAGCACCGCTGGCCAGGCTTTGCGCCAATTGCAGTTTCAATTCGGGGTAACCGCTGACGCCAAACGAGCGGCAGAAGCGGTTGACGGTGGGCTCGCTGACCTTGGCGGCCTGGGCCAGCGCGGCGATGCTCAAGCGGGTAGCCTGCTGCGGGTTGAGCAAAATCACCTCGGCGACCTTGCGCTCAGCCTTGTTCAAATCGTCAAGCCGAGCCTGAATGTGCTCCAGGAGATTGCGCGTGCGGTCCATTTAATATCCTTGTCTGGCCAGCGTCAGACGGGCCTGGTCGCTGCCTGTCATCGAGAGTCTTCCAAGTGCGGGCAAAGGTGGCCTATCGTACTGATGGGCCTCGTCGATCACCACAGGAATCTGGTTTTAGACGAAATGTTGTGATTATTACTACATTTGGCCTTGAGTCCTGCCTTTAAAAAAGGTATTTGTAGCCTAACTTGATAAAAGAACAAACATTATGCCTCTGATAACGGTTGAACCGTGCACCTTTGCCTTGTTCGGCGCTTTGGGCGACCTGGCGTTGCGCAAGCTGTTTCCTGCTCTGTATCAACTCGACCAAGCCGGACTGTTGCACGCGGACACGCGTATTTTGGCGCTGGCCCGTGAAACCGGTGACGAACAGCAACATCTGGCGAACATCGACAGTCACCTGCGCCGCTTTGTGCCGGCTGCGGAACTGAACGAAGAAGTGGTCAGCCGTTTTCAAGCGCGTTTGAGTTACCTGCACGTCGATTTTCTCAGGGCCGACGATTATGTCGCACTCGCTGAGCGAGTAGGCAACGCCGAGACAATGATCGCGTATTTCGCCACGCCAGCTTCGGTGTATGGCGCGATCTGCGAAAACCTGGCCTCGGTGAACCTGACCGAGCGCACCCGTGCAGTGCTGGAAAAACCTATCGGCCACGACTTGGCTTCTTCACGTCGGGTTAACGATGCTGTGGCGCAGTTTTTTCCGGAAAACCGCGTCTACCGAATCGACCATTATCTGGGCAAGGAAACGGTTCAAAACCTGATTGCCCTGCGATTCGCTAACAGCTTGTTCGAAACTCAGTGGAACCAGAACCATATCTCCCACGTGGAAATTACAGTGGCGGAGCAGGTTGGGATTGAAGGCCGTTGGGGCTATTTCGATCAGGCCGGGCAGCTGCGCGATATGATCCAGAACCACTTGCTGCAGCTGCTTTGCCTGATTGCTATGGACCCGCCAAGCGACCTGTCTGCGGACAGTATTCGTGACGAGAAGGTCAAAGTGCTCAAAGCGCTGGTGCCGTTTACCCCTGAACGCCTCGCGACCCAGGTTGTACGCGGTCAGTACATCGCCGGTTACAGCGAAGGTAAGCCCGTACCGGGTTACCTGGAAGAAGAAAATTCCAACACGCAGAGCGACACAGAAACTTTTGTTGCTCTGCGCGCAGATATCCGCAACTGGCGTTGGTCCGGCGTGCCGTTTTACTTACGTACGGGTAAACGCATGCCGCAAAAATTGTCGCAGATCGTGATCCATTTCAAAGAACCGCCGCACTATATTTTCGCCCCGGAGCAGCGGATGCAGATCAGCAATAAATTGATCATTCGCTTGCAGCCCGATGAAGGCATTTCCTTGCAGGTGATGACCAAGGATCAGGGTTTGGACAAAGGCATGCAGTTACGCAGCGGCCCGTTGAAACTGGATTTTTCCGACACCTATCACAGCGCACGAACCCCCGATGCCTATGAGCGGTTGTTGCTGGAAATAATGCGCGGCAATCAGAACCTGTTTGTTCGTAAAGATGAAATTGAGTCCGCATGGCAATGGTGTGACCAACTGATTGCAGGCTGGAAAAAGGCGGGCGATGCGCCCAAGCCTTACGCCGCCGGATCGTGGGGGCCAATGAGCTCCATTGCCTTGATTACTCGTGATGGGAGGGCATGGTATGGCGATATATGAACTTGAACTGCCAACGGGCCTTATAGCTCACGAGTTCACAAAGCCGGCGCAACTGGCTAATGAGTTGGCCGCTGCGGTGGCTGAGCAGTTGATCAACGCGATTGCGGCCAATGGTGTAGCGACGTTAGTGGTGTCTGGTGGGCGCAGCCCGGTAGCGTTCTTCCAGAGCTTGGCCGCGCATGCGGTGGACTGGTCGAAAGTGGTGATCAGTCTTGCGGATGAACGCTGGGTGCCGGTCGAGCACCCGGACAGTAACGCTGGCTTACTCAAGCGCTACCTGTTGCAAGGTCCTGTCGCCAAGGCGCGTTTTATCAGCCTTTACAGCGCCGCAGCGAATCTGGAAGAGGCAGCGCAGGCCGCTGACCTGGCGCTGGCAGAACTGCCAGCAATTGACGTGCTGGTGTTAGGCATGGGCGATGACGGCCATACCGCGTCGCTGTTCCCGAACAGCCCGAATTTGGGTGAAGCGTTGAATCTTAACGGTCAGCGCCGCTGCCTGCCGATGCTGGCACCGACGGTACCGCATCAGCGATTGACCCTGACACGCCAATTGTTGGCTTCGGCGGGTCTGCCGATCCTGTCCATTTCCGGGCAGGCCAAACTTGACACGTTGCGCACGGCACTGGCGGGCGATGATCTTGCTCAAATGCCAATCCGTGCCTTCCTCAACTCTTCGTTAGAGATTTACTGGTGCCCATAAGTAAAGGATCCGCCGCTATGAAGACAATAGAAAGCAACCGGCCTCTCAATAGCATGGCGAACAAGATTGCCCAAATCGACGAGCTCTGCGCTAAAGCGAAGATTTTGCCGGTGATTACTATTGCTCGTGAACAAGACATTCTGCCGTTGGCTGATGCCTTGGCCGCTGGCGGCTTGACCACGCTGGAAGTGACCCTGCGCTCTGCGTTCGGTCTGACCGCGATTCGTGTTTTGCGTGAGCAGCGTCCAGAGTTATGCGTTGGTGCCGGCACTATTCTGGATCGCAAGATGCTTGCAGACGCAGAAGCCGCCGGTGCGCAGTTTATTGTTACGCCCGGTTGTACCCATGACCTGCTGCTGGCGGGTACCGAATCTGAGTTGCCGCTGTTGCCGGGAATCAGCAGCGCTTCGGAAATCATGGTTGGCTATGCCTTGGGTTATCGCCGCTTCAAGCTGTTCCCGGCAGAAATCAGCGGCGGCGTCGCTGCAATTAAAGCCCTCGGTGGACCGTTTGTTGATGTACGTTTTTGCCCAACTGGCGGCGTCAGCCCAGCCAACCTGCGAAGCTACATGGCCCTGCCTAACGTGATGTGCGTAGGTGGTTCATGGATGCTGGACAATGCCTGGATCAAAAGCGGTGATTGGGCACGTGTTCAAGCGGCCAGTGCAGAAGCATTGGCGTTGTTCGATTAGGTTTTAATTATTAATTACTGACGGTTGGTTTACGGCCATTTACGGGGCGCCTTGGTCGGGTGCCCCGTTTTTTTGCTGCGCCAATGTGCTTTATGGCCTGATTCTTCATAAGCGGAACGGGCGTTTGCTTTTTCGTAGAGGGTCCAATAGCGCACCCAAACCGTTGTGGTCGATTTCATGCATCAGGGCCAGCAGCGCGCCCAGCTCGCCGTGGGGAAACCCTTCCCGAGCAAACCAGTTCAAATATTGCCCCGGCAGATCAGCGATGAGTCGGCCTTTGTATTTGCCATAGGGCATTTCTCGGGTAACTAGTAATTCAAGTTTTTGAGGGTTCATGTGTGCGCCCACTGGTTGGATGTGCTCTTGGCCGAACACGCGGTGTCGTTGTGCAAGATACGTGCATTCTGCATGCAGGCTAAACGACAGTTCTTGCAGAAAGAGCGATTTAATTTAGTCAGTTAATTTGTAATTATTTGAAATTAAACGTTTTTTGTTGTGACTACAAGCTGGCATGGTCGCTGCTCTCTTTATTAGCATCATCCACCAAAGAGGAATTGGAAATGACTGATATTAATAAAGAAGCCGTTTCTGTACTTAACGATCTGATCGAGACCAGCAAAGACGGTGAAAAAGGTTTTCATTCCAGTGCTGAAGACATTAAGAATCCGACAGTGAAGGGCTTTTTTATCACTCGTTCACAAGAATGTGCCGCAGCCGTTCGCAAGCTTCAAGCTGAAGTACGGTCGTTGGGTGGTGATCCAGAAGACAGCACGAGTGTAGGGGCGTCGCTGCACCGTGCATGGGTTGACTTGAAGTCGGCGGTGACCGGTAAAAGTGATGAAGCTATTCTTAATGAAGTTGAGCGCGGCGAAGATCATGCGCTTAAGGCTTATAAAGATGCATTAGAAAAAGCGACTTCTAAAAACTTACCTTTCAATGTTGTTGCGCTCATTCAAGAGCAACTGAGGGGCACGCAACGGAACCACGATCAGGTGAAGGCTTTGCGTGATCAGGTTCGCGCGCGCAGCTAACGTGGCTGTAATGGTAAAAAACGTCAGCTTGTCTGGCGTTTTTTTATTAGACGGATTACAGGCAGACATGAGGAAGGGCGGCGGTATTGCAAGCGCTTGCGCACTCGATGCGATTACGTCCATTGCGCTTGGCTTGGTAAAGCGCAGCGTCCGCAATGCTGATTAACAAGTCAGGGTCACTCGTTGAAACATGATCTTGGGAGGCGACCCCGATACTGACGGTGACGCCCTGCTCATCAGTCGAAAACGTGGGCAATGCCTCTACAGCCGCTCGGATTTTTTCTGCGATGAGCACCGCGCCTGCAAGTGGGGTCTCGGCCAAAATTACCGAAAATTCCTCGCCTCCGTAGCGAGCGGCTAGATCGGTTGGACGACGGATATTGGCTAGAATGGCTGCTGCAACGTGACGCAGTGTTTCGTCTCCGCCGAAGTGACCATGGCGATCGTTGAACGCCTTGAAATGGTCAACATCAATCATCAGCAGTGACATCGTTTTGCCTGAGCGAAGTCCGCGCATCCATTCGGCATTAAGCACTTTATCCAACTGACGGCGGTTTGCGAGGCCTGTTAAACCGTCGGTCGAGGCTAGCTGCGCCAACCCCTGCTCGGCGCATCGACGTAACCTCAACTCCCGGCATAGTAGAAACGTCAACCAAAAAATACCTAAACACAGAACGCCCGTAGCACCGCCCACCAGCCATGTTCCGCGAAGCCACGTTCCATAAACTTCCTCCATCGACTGCCCAATCACCACTATTAATGGCAGATCACCGACCTTTGAGAACGTGAATAAACGCTCTTGATGGTCGAAGCTGGAGACGCTGATAAAAGTCCCGTTGCCTTCCTTAATAAAGCGTCTGATATTTTCCCTCTGGCTGAAATCCTTGCCTATAAGGGCTTCATTGCCGACATCGGGTTGTCGCGCTAGTAAATATCCGTTGGTATTGATTAGGTTAACGTAGCTGTTGCTGCCGATATCCAGGCTTTGGAACAGTTTACTGAAATATATTAAGCGCATCGCCGCCGAAGCAATACCTATGAATTTGCCGTCGGAAGAAGACATGCGTCGGCTAACCGTAATGCACCAGTCGCCATAGCCCGATCGCAATTTGAAGGGGTCACTGATTAGTAAACCCAAGCCAGGGTTGGCTTGGTGGGCACGAAAATGCTCCCTGTGTGCGAAATTATCGGGTCTCGATGCAATGGATAGAGAGTCCGCGAGCACGTCACCTTTCTGATCAAGTAGAAGCAAATTGCCTTTGTACGGCGCGGCGGTGAAGCGGTCGAACAACAGCTGTTGGCGCAGTTGTGGTGTGAGGGCCTGAACCTCGGGACGCTGCCAGGAGCTGGTCATGGTTTGCAATGAAGTGTCGTAAAGGTCGATGTTGCGCTGCACATCCGACTTGATCAATTTAACAATATTAGACGCTGAGCGGGCGGCGAAATCTTTTGCGCTGGCGCGTTCGCGAATGAGTAACGAAGTGACAATGACCACAATAGCGATTACCGCTAACGCACTACCGAAAATCAAAACATTCTCCGGTCTGGACCTATCGCCTAACAGTTCATGGTCGGGGAGCGTTGAATCCATTTTTGAAGTCCGGAAAATGAATACTGGGAATATCTATAATTCATTGAATTTATTTGGATATTGAGCATTTTATGTAGAAATAAACGCCTTTATCTGCAGGGTAATATACAGGTTGAATCAGAGTGTTTTTTGAAAATAATTGCAAGTCTGTCTTGGTGTGACGAAACGGTTGATTTCCAATTTGCGTGCGGACGCCTCAAGAGCGTGCTAAGCAGGGAAACTCGTAAAACGTTAAGCAAAAAAAGCCACTGATGACTGTTGCCATAAAACGGTCGATCAGGAGTGAAGCATGAGCACGCTTGCCTGCGATCTACCTCGAAGCAGTGTCATTGGGTGTCGCAAGGCCGGTGAAGGGGCGGGGTGGTCTAGAATAGCTGTTGAAGGTCTTTCGAATATCCGCAGCTTCATTCGCTTCATTTGCCCGCCGACTTGGTCAGCCAGTGCGAAAGAGGATCTAACTCCGCTGAGGTAGGCGAGCAGATCTTCGAAAACTCAAGACTCCACGGTTTCTGTCGATAACAAAAATAGGGGTCGAAGGTTTCTAAAATCGTTGTTTTTAATAGGGGTGATTGAACGCTTGTTGAAAGGTTGCTGAAAGGAAGTATAGGAAAGTTCCTACTTAAAGCTTTTCTGTCCTTTCGCTGAAAATGACTAGGCGGAGTAGTGATATGAGCAGAAAAACGGCAGGTTTTATTCTGTTTTCAATAGCTATTTTAACTTTCAGTGCCGAAGTACTGGCCAGCGGCGGCGTGCTCAATTTCCGGGGACAGGTTGTTGAATCATCGTGTGATGTCCGGCACCTTTTTGAATTAAAAACCTTGAAGCAAGTACAGCTAATTCAGGTTTTACCCCGTGTCACCTTGGTTCTGGACCGCTATCGCAATGCTTGCAGCGGTGATGTCATGGCCTTCGATATTTCCTTAGTAGGGGGTATTGCAGACGAAAACCCTGCTGCCAGCGTTGTAATCGTTACGTACCAATAGCCCGCAACTGTTTCGAAATGTTGCTTCAAGTTATATAGCGTCAGGTTGCGAAATTTTTTATCTCGTACCTTTGCCAAGGTTTTACATGCTGTGTCTGCGCTATAAGCCCCCGTTCATAGGTGTTTAATCAATAATCTGAATTTGCCTACGGAAAAGGCCTTCGCTAACTGTTGCCAAATCCTTATCAATAATGTGGTTTTCCTGACAGCGGCCTTTGTATCGTGTCGTTATAGTTCAGGCCGTCCA
The nucleotide sequence above comes from Pseudomonas sp. AB6. Encoded proteins:
- a CDS encoding sensor domain-containing diguanylate cyclase, which gives rise to MDSTLPDHELLGDRSRPENVLIFGSALAVIAIVVIVTSLLIRERASAKDFAARSASNIVKLIKSDVQRNIDLYDTSLQTMTSSWQRPEVQALTPQLRQQLLFDRFTAAPYKGNLLLLDQKGDVLADSLSIASRPDNFAHREHFRAHQANPGLGLLISDPFKLRSGYGDWCITVSRRMSSSDGKFIGIASAAMRLIYFSKLFQSLDIGSNSYVNLINTNGYLLARQPDVGNEALIGKDFSQRENIRRFIKEGNGTFISVSSFDHQERLFTFSKVGDLPLIVVIGQSMEEVYGTWLRGTWLVGGATGVLCLGIFWLTFLLCRELRLRRCAEQGLAQLASTDGLTGLANRRQLDKVLNAEWMRGLRSGKTMSLLMIDVDHFKAFNDRHGHFGGDETLRHVAAAILANIRRPTDLAARYGGEEFSVILAETPLAGAVLIAEKIRAAVEALPTFSTDEQGVTVSIGVASQDHVSTSDPDLLISIADAALYQAKRNGRNRIECASACNTAALPHVCL